The following proteins are encoded in a genomic region of bacterium:
- the holA gene encoding DNA polymerase III subunit delta → MSPPARASQRGGELSVQTLRKEISDGRLRSAYLLGGSEALLRDDALAALREAALEGGAGDFNFDRLDGESAKPADLIDAVHSLPVMAPRRLVWLREPEGKRGKGLGDTLVDLLPALAEREDVVLVVTASQLDRRSRWVKAFKDPAVLVDCQPPPAGKGLVAWIREEAKSQGVSLDGDAAQALAEVTGPQLLLLRHEVEKAALYAGPGEKVTRSHVLGTASDVAEDPIWDLTDAIGEGRTADAMVVLHRLGGAGAPPPVLLASLAGHFRKLVRARAGEAPRGHPFAVKKIQRQASRYTAPRLRACLDAIHDVDEILKGQGNLDPTLAMQRLVLGLSA, encoded by the coding sequence TTGAGCCCGCCTGCACGGGCGAGCCAGCGTGGCGGCGAGCTTTCGGTGCAGACCTTGCGGAAGGAGATTTCGGATGGGCGGCTGCGCTCGGCCTATCTGTTGGGCGGAAGCGAAGCCCTGCTGCGCGACGACGCGCTGGCCGCGCTTCGCGAGGCTGCTCTCGAGGGAGGGGCTGGCGATTTCAATTTCGATCGCCTCGATGGCGAGTCGGCCAAGCCCGCGGATCTGATCGACGCGGTGCATTCTCTTCCGGTCATGGCTCCGCGCCGGCTCGTCTGGCTGCGAGAGCCGGAAGGCAAACGCGGCAAGGGGCTGGGCGACACACTGGTCGATCTCCTCCCGGCGCTCGCCGAGCGGGAAGACGTGGTGTTGGTGGTGACCGCAAGCCAGCTCGACCGGCGTTCCCGCTGGGTCAAGGCCTTCAAGGATCCAGCTGTCCTTGTCGATTGTCAGCCGCCTCCGGCAGGGAAGGGGCTGGTTGCCTGGATTCGTGAGGAGGCGAAGAGCCAGGGTGTTTCCCTCGACGGGGACGCAGCCCAGGCTCTGGCCGAGGTCACGGGCCCCCAGCTGTTGCTGCTGCGCCACGAGGTCGAGAAGGCCGCTCTCTACGCTGGGCCGGGTGAGAAGGTGACCCGCTCTCATGTGCTCGGCACCGCGAGTGATGTGGCTGAGGATCCGATCTGGGACCTCACGGATGCGATCGGAGAAGGCCGGACCGCCGATGCGATGGTCGTGCTCCACCGGTTGGGCGGGGCTGGTGCGCCGCCGCCGGTGCTCTTGGCTTCACTCGCCGGACACTTCCGCAAGCTCGTACGGGCGCGCGCTGGCGAGGCGCCGCGGGGCCATCCCTTCGCGGTGAAGAAGATCCAGCGGCAAGCCTCCCGCTACACCGCCCCGCGTCTGCGCGCCTGTCTCGACGCCATCCACGACGTCGACGAGATCTTGAAGGGGCAGGGCAATCTCGACCCCACCCTCGCGATGCAGCGCCTCGTTCTCGGCCTTTCGGCCTAG
- a CDS encoding PhoH family protein translates to MNDQDASSRQTLVFDDNHLAAALYGERERTLRILEQDLGIQARARGNQVKLIGAEAEVRIGRQVLEELYALLREGQPVKPRDVRSAVQMLAKEPGVRLQDVYQDVLASVGGRRRIAAKNLSQRRYVELMGKHDVVFSTGPAGTGKTYLAMAMAIAALNRHEVARVVLTRPAVEAGEKLGFLPGSMAEKVHPYLRPLYDALHDMMDFDKAGRLIERDVIEVAPLAFMRGRTLNDSFVILDEAQNTTPEQMKMFLTRLGFESKAVITGDTTQIDLPSDRPSGLVDAMRVLHGTSGIGFHQFTEADVVRHRLVQSIVRAYDRKDRAAKEARDNNSGDSASGASGDSASDASRESNSDTGE, encoded by the coding sequence CTGAACGATCAGGACGCCAGCAGCCGCCAGACCCTGGTCTTCGACGACAACCACCTGGCCGCTGCCCTCTACGGAGAGCGCGAACGTACCCTGCGCATCCTGGAACAGGATCTTGGCATCCAGGCCCGTGCCCGTGGCAATCAGGTGAAGCTGATCGGCGCGGAAGCCGAAGTGCGCATTGGCCGTCAGGTGCTCGAGGAACTCTACGCGCTCCTGCGCGAGGGCCAGCCCGTGAAGCCGCGCGATGTGCGAAGTGCCGTCCAGATGTTGGCCAAGGAGCCCGGCGTGCGGCTCCAGGACGTCTACCAGGATGTGCTCGCGAGTGTCGGCGGACGCCGGCGCATCGCGGCCAAGAACCTTTCGCAACGCCGCTACGTCGAGCTGATGGGCAAGCACGACGTGGTGTTCTCGACGGGGCCGGCCGGGACCGGCAAGACCTATCTGGCGATGGCGATGGCGATCGCTGCGCTCAATCGTCACGAGGTGGCGCGTGTCGTGCTCACACGTCCTGCCGTCGAGGCAGGTGAGAAGCTCGGATTCCTGCCGGGCTCGATGGCGGAGAAGGTGCATCCCTACCTACGCCCTCTCTATGACGCGCTCCACGACATGATGGATTTCGACAAGGCGGGACGCTTGATCGAGCGCGACGTGATCGAGGTCGCGCCTCTGGCGTTCATGCGCGGCCGCACCCTGAACGATTCCTTCGTGATCCTCGACGAAGCCCAGAACACCACGCCGGAGCAGATGAAGATGTTCCTCACCCGGCTGGGCTTCGAATCGAAGGCCGTGATCACCGGGGACACCACCCAGATCGATCTTCCCTCCGACCGGCCGAGCGGGTTGGTGGATGCGATGCGGGTGCTGCACGGGACCAGCGGCATCGGCTTCCATCAGTTCACGGAGGCAGATGTCGTGCGGCATCGGCTGGTTCAGTCGATCGTTCGCGCCTACGACCGCAAGGACCGTGCTGCCAAGGAAGCGCGGGACAACAACTCTGGTGATTCGGCGTCCGGCGCCTCCGGTGATTCGGCGTCCGATGCCTCTCGTGAGTCGAATTCCGACACCGGAGAGTGA
- a CDS encoding response regulator, which yields MERRNRILIVEDSPTMRQLLVFALKRLRNTDITEAQDGMDGLRKVTADDYDLALVDINMPVMDGLKLISLIRDEESLKDMPIVVITTEGADEDRERALALGANEYLTKPIQANKVLQVARGLLKTEPSSS from the coding sequence ATGGAACGTCGAAATAGGATCTTGATCGTCGAAGACAGCCCGACCATGCGTCAGCTACTGGTGTTTGCGTTGAAGCGATTGCGCAATACCGACATCACCGAAGCTCAAGACGGGATGGATGGCCTGCGCAAGGTCACGGCGGACGACTACGATCTGGCTCTCGTCGATATCAACATGCCGGTGATGGATGGGCTGAAGCTGATCAGCTTGATCCGCGACGAGGAGAGCCTCAAGGACATGCCGATCGTCGTGATCACCACCGAGGGTGCTGACGAGGATCGCGAACGAGCCCTCGCCCTGGGTGCCAACGAGTACCTCACGAAGCCGATCCAGGCGAACAAGGTCCTCCAGGTCGCGCGGGGATTGTTGAAGACGGAACCTTCGTCCAGCTAG
- a CDS encoding DUF4388 domain-containing protein: protein MSVALHGNLRDFGIGEVFQLIGQQQKTGMLAVDGDAGGLRIAFDGGSVVWAESAGAYEGAALGDMLVRVGLIRPERRAVLEGEVAGSERSLGDLVIEGGEVSAEVIQEITDLVTADTIFALLRWRSGSFHFTSQPVFHDRVPADLLPAEQILMDGLRMVDEWRTLDPVATGADGVFRRTGSFEPYREAYSGEAPERLAAAERLFLLIDGRLQVRRAIDLSRLGEFEGARLLSRLRKLGAIEPLSEEELVRARGRTQVRPRSGAFRFDAGRLLAILAYAALALVVWQAARPAPPAGSYLGGDPVAQADAAHEALRLRQSALAFRYARGRWPSQVSDLEELRGATRMAGIEADSYYFRRRDDGVVALAPER, encoded by the coding sequence ATGTCCGTTGCTCTACACGGCAACCTGCGCGATTTCGGGATCGGCGAGGTCTTCCAGCTGATCGGTCAACAACAGAAGACCGGGATGTTGGCAGTGGACGGCGACGCCGGCGGGCTGCGAATCGCATTCGACGGTGGCAGTGTCGTGTGGGCAGAGAGCGCAGGCGCCTATGAAGGGGCGGCCCTCGGCGACATGCTGGTTCGGGTCGGGCTGATCCGTCCGGAGCGTCGGGCCGTGCTCGAGGGCGAGGTTGCAGGCTCGGAAAGGAGTCTCGGCGATCTCGTGATCGAGGGTGGTGAGGTGTCCGCAGAAGTCATCCAGGAGATCACCGATCTCGTCACCGCCGACACGATCTTTGCACTGTTGCGCTGGCGAAGCGGCTCGTTCCACTTCACGTCTCAACCGGTCTTCCATGACCGCGTCCCCGCGGATCTGCTTCCAGCGGAGCAGATCTTGATGGACGGCCTGCGCATGGTGGACGAGTGGCGCACGCTGGATCCTGTCGCCACGGGCGCCGACGGCGTTTTCAGGCGTACGGGCAGTTTCGAACCGTATCGCGAAGCCTATTCTGGTGAAGCTCCGGAGCGGCTGGCAGCGGCCGAGCGGCTCTTCCTGCTGATCGACGGGCGGCTGCAGGTTCGCAGGGCGATCGATCTGTCTCGGCTCGGCGAGTTCGAGGGGGCGCGCCTGCTTTCCCGGCTTCGAAAGCTGGGAGCGATCGAGCCGCTCTCCGAGGAAGAGCTGGTGCGGGCACGCGGTCGCACCCAGGTCCGGCCCCGTTCGGGGGCATTTCGGTTCGATGCTGGGCGCCTGCTCGCCATTCTCGCCTATGCCGCCCTGGCGCTGGTCGTCTGGCAGGCGGCCCGGCCGGCGCCGCCTGCTGGGAGCTACCTGGGCGGCGATCCGGTGGCACAGGCCGACGCGGCCCATGAGGCGCTGCGGCTGCGGCAATCTGCCCTGGCCTTCAGGTATGCCCGCGGCCGCTGGCCGAGTCAGGTATCCGACCTCGAAGAGCTTCGAGGGGCGACCAGGATGGCGGGGATCGAAGCCGATTCGTATTATTTCCGACGACGCGACGACGGCGTCGTGGCGCTCGCACCCGAGCGCTGA
- the rpsT gene encoding 30S ribosomal protein S20, translating into MANHKSAEKRVRQSLKRRDRNRGVRSEVRTSVKALRSAISDGNATDAKTRLRDAEKTLRKAASKGVIKRETASRNVSRLAKAVGKLA; encoded by the coding sequence TTGGCGAATCACAAGTCCGCAGAGAAACGTGTCCGACAATCGCTCAAGCGCCGCGATCGCAATCGCGGGGTACGTAGCGAGGTCCGCACTTCCGTGAAGGCGTTGCGAAGCGCGATCAGCGATGGCAACGCGACCGATGCCAAGACCCGGCTCCGCGACGCCGAGAAGACCCTCCGCAAGGCGGCCAGCAAGGGCGTCATCAAGCGCGAGACCGCCAGCCGCAACGTATCGCGGTTGGCAAAGGCAGTCGGCAAACTCGCCTGA